Genomic segment of Notolabrus celidotus isolate fNotCel1 chromosome 1, fNotCel1.pri, whole genome shotgun sequence:
AGGTGTTAAGTCCAAAGAGAGTGCATGTCTTCTCAGGAAATTACACATCCCTATTCCATTTTTAAGAGCCATGCAAGTGATACCTGTGTTAGAGAAACAAGTGACAGCCTGAAGGGGTGGGCCTGCTGAACATGGCAGGCCCACCCACACTTTATCTTTTTCGGACATACGTGGTAAGCTTAAATGACCTGAGCTGTCTCCGTCAGAGTTATTATGCAATAAATAGTTTTATATTACTCCAAGAAGACGTGTAGCCATGCTGCAAATTGTAATACATATAGTTGGAAAATAAACCTTGAATAAGGTCATTTCATACTTTATATGAATCTTCACTGATTGTGACAGTGTGaaaattctttctttcctcccagGCCAGCAGTTTTCTTGAAGAAGTGGAACAGTATCTTGGCAACGCTGGCTCTAAAGTGCACAAAAGGGGATGATAAAACCTTCTATCCGGTAGAGAGGAATAACTCATTAGAGCTTTCTGACACTCAGCTACAACGCTTCTGGCTGTTCTTTGCAAGCAGCCAAAGGAAACAATTGACTTGCATATCTATGGCCTGAAGGACATTGAAATCTGTCGCTCACTTCCAGGAAATCCTTGGAGCACataaagattttaaagattttaaaaaagtgtcctcTCCCCAAGGTACGTGTGCATCCATTCTTTAAGCATCTTGAGTCCCAAACGTTGCGGAAGAGATTCCTTCAAGGTGAGCATTTCCTCTACATGCTTATTCTTTAATGCCAGCTTCATGTTGTGTGCATGATAAAATATGACTGGGAGGGCCATTGTTCATTGAAATGCTAAACTTTTGCATCTCTATCCCAGACAGGTGAAGGACAAGTTAAATAATTATCAGAGGGGTAAGTGTAAACTTTGTTTCTGAGGTCTATTTGATGAGCAGTGATTTTCAGTTTGAGAAGTGATACACTGGGGGATCTTTTGCACAAAATTAACCTGTTCTTATCATGAGTCATAAGCGTTACCATAGATTTCTCACTGTGTCATTTTCAATTAAGAACTGATTCAGATTCCTACTCcaccaaaacaaagacaaacctttttcttttttagtttcAAATTTTGGGCATTCAGAAGGTGGAGACAGACCCATATCATTTTTGGCAAACACTCTAAAGTTGTATTCTCGTCCAGGCAGGATGTTGACAACTGTGAACTTATTATTGAAGAGGTTGTCCGCTGCAGTCCTCCAAGTGCGTTTGAAGGAATCACGTTTTGATACCATGTAGTGTAGTCTGTCATCCCTCTTCTCATCTGGAGAGGGGGTCCAGGAAAGAGTCACGGTTCCTGGGATGTTCTGATCCAGCTCCACTGGACCAGGAGGCTTTGGATCATCTATAGCCACATTTGAAACAGAGACAGGCACAGATTTGAGATAACTTCAGAGTTAGGTAACAGACTTTTAATCCGATTTCCTCCATTGTAACATGGAATGGATATGAACGTTTTGATTGGAACAAATTTTTTTTGGAGgggtgtaaataaaaaaaaaaagtttttataaATATGGTAATGGTTAAACTATCATTAACTCACCTTTTActaattattttctttatgtgaaacaacatttaacGTCTATATTGTACTTTTCATAAAAGTCTTGACTACTAACCTAAAAAAGGTATTATATTTTACTAGAATACTAAATATAGTGTCagagttttgttatttttctgacCAAAACACTGCTACACTTAAAGTATATCTAAACAGAATTTATTGACTCATGGGTTTCGAAAAACTcgactgttgaatgttttaaatttgaCCCACAAAGTTCCAAATTACCGTAAAATTCGATACTTTTTCTGTCATCTACAATTTACACCTGTGTGACCATTATACCAGtataaagagcagagagagttaCTCTATTGTGTTATGGTATTTAACCCAAAAGATGGCTCTCAAAGATGCAAGCAACCGCTTCattgtgcaaagcatgctggatacatagCAAGGTGGACTTGTCTCATTAGGTTTCAATAATACATTTACTGAACATGTGATATactattaagtaaataaaccttcCTGATTTGATTGAATAGGCTCTTCAATTTAAGATAAGTGACTAGGGGTCAGGTCTGGCGCTAGTCTCTGTGAATTGGTTGTGGGCAGTGAATCCGTCTGTACCTACCTACTATCACTATCACCTACTATTTTTCACCTATGTGAAAAACAGATTGCATCTTCTATACTAGTGTGAGTTATATTCCTATGGTACAGTACATCGGAAGTTATCTCAGGACTCTTTAAAGCAGGTCTGGCCAATAGGAACATCATAATGAGGCCAGCAGAAGAATGCACCCAGTTTCTGTAAGCCAACTGTATTagcaatacatttttattgcCATCATTTGTTTAAGTTTGTCGTTTTGATTTACCTGTAACTCTTATTTCAACGTTAAAGCTCTCCTGGCCGACGATATTCTTGACAGTTATGGTGTAGATGCCAGTGTCAGATCGCTCAGATGTGGGGATCAACAGTTGAGAGCCCTTATCAGAGTTGGTAATTGTTACATGTTTGGGCACTGGAACACCATCTTTTAGCCAAGAAACTTCTGGGAGGGGCGAGGCCTGttgataaaaagtaaaaaaaaaaaatagattgtGTTGTATATTCAGTTTGTTTACTAAAATCCTGGTTTAAAGACTCAGTTTGGAAAGTAAACATTCTTCCATTAACCAAATTGAGAGCTCATTTGTGGTGCATTACCTCAAAGTTGATGTTAAGGCGGACTGTGTTCCCAGATTTCACCACTACAAAAGTCTTCATGTTGCGGTCCTTAAACTTTGGCTTGACTGTGGGAGTAAGATTTTAAAGACAATGTTtagattcttttatttttggtatTTATCAAACTGTTATAGTATCTAATTTActtcaataaatgttttaagtgCAGTCTGTACTGTGATATGGTTTACAGTATCTAGAAATCAAACTTTTGTTAGCTGCCTTGTATTTGATAGTTGGAAAGGATTAAGCTACACTTAATTCATCGCTATTGGTGCAACTAAGGTCCTTATTTGAGCCTGTAATGTACTGTTTTCTAGGCAAACTAGCTGTTATAAATACTGTGTTGGTCTATTTTTGTAACCAATTTATATCTCACTGTGGGAACATTTGAACTACAGTTGGTCATTGCtaaaaaaacagcagacaaCAGTTTATGGTACAGCACAGTTGGCCTAATTCATTGCTGTGCATAAATAGTCACTCTGCCAAAATGTTCATGGTTTTTGACGggttacttttactttttgaaTGCTAAAATTACTTAAAAGATACATTCAACTTTTTTCATGTAAGGCTGGCTCTTATGGTGTCGAGCAACACAGTGTTTTTGACAGTTCCTGGACAAAATCAAGTCAAATTGAGCTCTGTGTAGATGcattatcaaaaaaaaaaaaattctgtgaCTTTATACAACATTTAGCAAAAATTAGCAAACTTTGCTCAAATAGTTAAATAACTGTCAAGTTGTTAATTAGAATTATACATTTCTCACCAGGAGGAGGCATGGCGATGAGGTAATTGTCAAAGCCCTGAGGTTCTCCATCCCCTCCGTAATTGGTGGCAATTACTCTCACCCAGTATGCGGCCATTGCTTTCAAGCCAAGCACAGTGTAAGAAGTAAGAGTAATTGGGATGGCATTACAGCGAGTCCATTCAAGGTTTTCTATTTGTCTGATCTCCACATAGTACCCATGGGCTTCATCCTCTATGCCTTTAATTTCTTTAGGTTTAGTCCAAGCCAGTGAAAGTGTAGTGTAATTTGAGGATGTTAACTTCAGGTCTGTGACTTTGCCTGGGGGTTCTGCAATTACAGTATGAGGTCATTAGTCTTAGCACTGCTGTGCTTTCATGTAACACAAAAAGCTACAAACACTATTATATTACacaacatgtttaatttatCCTTAAGCCTTTGATAATTTTCTGTACAGTTTCAAAGAATATAAAAGCTAGTTGTAAGTGCTGTACTTACTCTTTGGATCTCTGGCAACAACAGTGTCACTTGGAAGACTGGGATCCCCAGCACCGGATAGATTGATAGCAGAGACCCTAAATTCATATGCAGCACCTTCAAAAACATCTTTCACTGCATACTTTGTATCTGTGGAAGACATGGTTATGTTTACAACATTACAAATCCCAGTCTGTTACTGTAGCTTGTTATATTAACTGAATACCTGTGATAGGCCCTCCTTGGTTAACAAGACTCCAATAGTTGGTGcccttcttgtttttctccagATTGTAACCCACTATTTTGGTTCCCCCAGTGTCACATGGTGGAGACCATGCCAGATTGATGCAGTCTTTAAAGGCACTGACCACTTTAGGTGCTGATGGTGTTCCAGGATATCCTGTAGATCACAAACAGAGAGTAATGTTTAATACTTTGCCTTGTTTGTGTTGAGCTGTTGTTCTTTTTAATACCTCCAAAATCAGAATGTATCGAACAACCGAAGTTCATATTCGCTTTATCTGTCAAATCAATTTTCGTAGAAAGATAGTTATCATGGACCTGAGTTGAAGTTCACACTGGTCTGCACTTTGATTGTGTGCATTCTCATatgtagttatatttttgtttgctttttcactCTATGGTTGTTAGATTTCAAGGGTTTTTCATCAAAAAGCTCCTATAACAACCATATTACTACAAAGTGTAAATAATGCTTTCATTAAAGACTTACGTAATACACCAGCTGGTATGTCCTCTGTCTGCAAGCAATCGCTGATGCCTTCTGCATTTTTGGCTCTGATCCGATAGCAGTATCTCCTTCCTGGGGTCACATCTGTGTCTTTGTAACTTGGGTTGCTGCTAGGGATCTCACCGAGATTTGACCATTTATTGCGCCCTACCTGTTGACGTTCTATTATATAGTTTGTGACTGGGCATCCACCATTATCTTTTGGTGGCTTCCATTTGTACTCAACAGATGTTACAGCACTTTCCATAATGTCCACAGGTCCCTGTGGTGGTGTTGGTTTGTCTGTTGACGACAAGAAAGTAGCttaagatcatttaaaaaaccttTATCTCCTTTGATGTCATAAAAAGTGTAATATATGGAAACTTTTCCTTCACTTACCAAGGACAATAAGTTTGGAAATTGCCTCGAGTGTAccaaattcattttttatttttattttaacctcTCCACTGCTTTTCCTTTGGCACTTGGTAAGGCGAAGTTTGCTCTCATTAGCTGATGTTTCAATTTTCACATTGAGGGCAGGCAAAAGCTCATCATCTTCCTTGTACCACTGAATATTCATTGGTGCCCCTCCTGAGAAAGGCAGCTTCCATTCTGCATTTTCTCCTGCCTTTATAATGACCGGCTTTGTAAATTCTGCCAGTGCATCAGCATCAAATTTTGGTGGGTCTTCAGTTTAAGAGGAAAAATTTTTTTCgtcagaaatatatttttaaaccacAGGATAATTTGATAATCAAACTCTTGCTCTGACCTTGAATAACAAGGGTTGCTTCTGATTTACGTCCCTCAGCTTCAAAGCGGTACACAGCGCCATCATCTTTGTTACAGCTTTCAATAATCAACTTGTGACTGGATCCATCTTTGATAATTGTTACCCCATCCCCATTGGTTAGCTTGCAAGATagaaatatttaatattcattAGACAAACACTTTAATGAATCATTGCATGaaatgtaatatataatattcTTTGCTGAAATTGGCCTTTGCATTTTCTTAAGCTGATGAACAGCAATATCCATGGAAGTAGCTTTTTTATACTCGGTTTCTGCTAAAATGATTGACTTACCAGCTTCCCATTTTTATACCAATGCCCCTCGGAGGTCTCACTGCTTAGTTTGCAAGACAGCTCTGCCCGTTCACCCATATTAGCCATAGTATCTGAAAGCCCACTTACAAACCTGACACCAGAATCTGCAAGAGTGAGAACAAAGGGGGCAGGAGACATGATTTAAATAACTGGAAATTGTATCTGTACAtaagaaaaatttaaaaagtataGTAACAGGAAAAGGAGTGTGGTGAACTATGAAGACAATATTTCCATCATTAACATAGAgagtttcattttttgttttaattatttttgaccCAGGTAATGCGAAGACCTAAAATTTAATTATCAGCAAACTGAGCATAGACTTAACATCCTTATTCCTCTGCTGCCCCGCCATGATTTGTCTAAGACTATGTCTCTCTCTAGTGGTCAACATGCAGTACTGCAGCCAATGTTTTGATAAGTTTAGAAGTATTTTAATAAGATACTgaagaaaacagcaacaaggTCGTTATGCTACAGTGATTATAATCATAATACAAACTTTTTACTACAACACCTCTCACTGTTACTTTCTGAAGTCCTACCCAAAAATGGTTTGATGTAAAGCATTAGTTCCCAGACTGGGGTCCTGGCCCCACTAGGGGGGTGCCAGAGATTGGTGAGCAGGGGTTGTATGCTCTGAGGTTGTCAATATTATATTTAGATTAGACTAAAGTCATGATACTTTTGCTGGACAGTTTATAGAGAGCATCCTAcagtaaatatgtaaaaatgGTACTACAGGTTAAGGTAAACCTTATTCCGACAATAGGCCCAGAGAGCAAAGCTGACAGTATGCATtaacagagacacatttaaatcttGAACTATGACATTGTATCAGTCATTGTGTACTGCAGCGACAAAATATTCCGTCTTCACACAACGCATTGATTTTACCCATGGCAGTATCAGGAACCAAAGGGCCAGTTTGTAGtcgcctcttcttcttctctgcaccATCCGTTTTATCTTTATCATCTCCATCTGTTAGGTCTTTGTTATTACCAGAACCATCTCCTCCATCCCCCTGTGAAGCTTGAGCTGCTGCATCAGCCTGAGCTCGTCGTGCTGCTTCTaagtcctctttttctttttgtagctTGGCCTGTTGCTCCATAGCTAGTTTAGTAAGGTCATCTTGATCTCcagttttgttgcttttaaGACCTTTACTTCCATTTGGATCAGCTGGAATACAGAGAACAGATAGTATAAGAAAAGTCTTTGAAACATTATTATGCGAATATCCCAGGTATCACACCATCCAGATAAGATAATATTTTATTAGTTAATATCTATTTCATTATGTAACCCACCTTCCACTGTCAGGGAGGCGCTGCTGGAAGCTGTCCCAGCAATGGCATAATATGCTCCGCTATCCACCATTCCACAGTCTTTCACCCTCAATGTGTGAATTAGTTTGT
This window contains:
- the LOC117816800 gene encoding immunoglobulin-like and fibronectin type III domain-containing protein 1 — encoded protein: MLKRLSQMKKEREDEQAKVVEKVENVKQIEVKPNGTAEFSLDMKLLDPNSTINLFKDGKSVAYGTDENSKPNLQKIGTKYVFSIKDPQPEDAGFYQIDVEEANVLSTDFQVPAVEFIAKIKDVKAIESEDAIFQCLLSTPLNRITWSKQDSSLEHGDKYEITVSEDKLIHTLRVKDCGMVDSGAYYAIAGTASSSASLTVEADPNGSKGLKSNKTGDQDDLTKLAMEQQAKLQKEKEDLEAARRAQADAAAQASQGDGGDGSGNNKDLTDGDDKDKTDGAEKKKRRLQTGPLVPDTAMGKINALCEDGIFCRCNSGVRFVSGLSDTMANMGERAELSCKLSSETSEGHWYKNGKLLTNGDGVTIIKDGSSHKLIIESCNKDDGAVYRFEAEGRKSEATLVIQDPPKFDADALAEFTKPVIIKAGENAEWKLPFSGGAPMNIQWYKEDDELLPALNVKIETSANESKLRLTKCQRKSSGEVKIKIKNEFGTLEAISKLIVLDKPTPPQGPVDIMESAVTSVEYKWKPPKDNGGCPVTNYIIERQQVGRNKWSNLGEIPSSNPSYKDTDVTPGRRYCYRIRAKNAEGISDCLQTEDIPAGVLRYPGTPSAPKVVSAFKDCINLAWSPPCDTGGTKIVGYNLEKNKKGTNYWSLVNQGGPITDTKYAVKDVFEGAAYEFRVSAINLSGAGDPSLPSDTVVARDPKKPPGKVTDLKLTSSNYTTLSLAWTKPKEIKGIEDEAHGYYVEIRQIENLEWTRCNAIPITLTSYTVLGLKAMAAYWVRVIATNYGGDGEPQGFDNYLIAMPPPVKPKFKDRNMKTFVVVKSGNTVRLNINFEASPLPEVSWLKDGVPVPKHVTITNSDKGSQLLIPTSERSDTGIYTITVKNIVGQESFNVEIRVTDDPKPPGPVELDQNIPGTVTLSWTPSPDEKRDDRLHYMVSKRDSFKRTWRTAADNLFNNKFTVVNILPGREYNFRVFAKNDMGLSPPSECPKFETKKEKGKFELKLPETKCLDFQSPPSFIVPLKMRTAPQGYECFMSCAVKGDPAPRVTWYRNNISLNTNTNYHITNVCGVCSMLILRVAPKDNGEYKVVIENKLGTAESAMTLNVRE